ACTATACCGCTCAGGCCTGCCTCCTGGGCCCGTTCTGCGGACCCAGCCCTGCCACGCTGGCCGCGGTGCAATGGGCCTAGAAGCTACCTGGTGCCTCTCCTACCCTGTTATCAGGGTAGTAGCCAGGCGGTTTGGCGGCTGTGGGGGCAGACGAGCCGGGTGCCCAGGACCAACAAAAAACGCCTCCGGCCAACGAACTTATTATCAACCGTTTATTTTTATAGACGCTCCTGCCAGCGGCCGGCGGCGTAGAGAAAGGTGCTGCCAACCTGTATATTTGACTACATGCGCCGCGGCGCTGCCCGCACTGCCCCGGCGCATTCACCACATCCGACACCCCATGAGTCCTCTGCCTAGTAGTACCGCGTCGGTACAAATTCAGCAGTTTTACGACAAGGGCCTGGCGCACGCCAGCTACGCCATTCGCTCGGGCCGCCACATGGCCATTATCGACCCGGCCCGCGACCCGCAGCCCTACTATGATTTCGCCGACGAGCACGAAGCCACCATTGAGGCCGTCATCGAAACCCACCCCCACGCCGACTTCGTGAGCAGCCACCTGGAAATAGCCCAGGAAACCGGCGCCACCATTTATTGCAGCCGGCTGGTAAAGGCTGGCTACCCCCACCAGCCCTTCGACGACGGCAACCGCATTGAGCTGGGCTCGGTGGAGCTGCACGCCCTCAACACCCCCGGCCACTCCCCCGACTCCATCTGCGTGCTGCTGATTGACGAGCTGGCCCAGGTGCGGGCCGTGTTTACCGGCGACACGCTGTTCGTGGGCGACGTGGGCCGCCCCGATCTGCGCGAGGGCGAAAACGTAGGCGGCCACAGCCGCGAGGCACTAGCCGCCCAGCTGTACCACAGCACCCGCCAGAAGCTGATGACCCTGCCGGCCACCACCCGCGTGTACCCGGCCCACGGCCCCGGCTCGCTCTGCGGCAAAACCACCTCCCCCGACCTCGACAGCACCATTGGCAAAGAGCTGAAAACCAACTATGCCCTTCAGCCCATGCGCGAGGATGAGTTTATCCGGGTGCTGCTGGAAGACCAGCCCTTCATGCCCAAGTACTTCGGCTACGACGTCATGCTGAACAAGCAGGGCGCTTTGCCTTTTGAAGACAGCGTGCGGCGGGTGCCGCGCCTACAAACCGATGCCCTGCTGGAGCCCGGCGTAGTGGTACTTGACACCCGCCCGGCCGAGCAGTTCCGCCAGGGCCACCTGCCAGGCGCCATCAACCTCATGGACGGGGGCAAGTTTGAAACCTGGCTGGGCTCGATTGTCGGGCCGGAGGAGCCGTTCTACCTGCTGGCCGATTCGCAGATTGCCTTGGATACCGTGATTCGTAAAGCGGCCAAAATTGGCTACGAGGGCAACATCAAGGGCGCTTTGCTCACGCCTTCCCACCTGCCGGCCACCAGCCCCACCGTGGAGGTGGAGCAGGTGCGCCAGAATCCGCAGCAGTTTACCATCGTCGACATCCGCAACCGCGCCGAGGCCAAGCAGCCCATCTTCGACAATGCCCTGCTGATTCCGCTGCCCGAGCTGCGTGAGCGGGCCCACGAAGTGCCCCGCGACAAGCCCGTGCTGGTACACTGCGCCGGCGGCTACCGCTCAGCGGCCGGAGCCAGCATCCTGGAAGCTGCCCTGCCCGGCGTGCCGGTGTATGATTTGGGCGACGCCATTACTTCTTTCCAGACGCAAGCCGTGCACTAAAATTTTCTCGCAGTGTTTCGCAGTGGAAAGACGCAGTGGTACGCAGTGCTGTTCTGACGTCTGAACACTGCGTACCACTGCGCCACCACTGCGAAACACTGCGAGAACTACGCATGCGCATCCTGCACACCGCCGACTGGCACCTGGGCCAGCGCTTCATCAGCGGCCACGAACGAACCGAGGAGCACCGCCATTTTCTGGAGTGGCTGGTGGCAACCATCAACGAGCAGCGCGTGGAGGTGCTCGTCGTGGCCGGCGACGTATTCGACACCGGTTCGCCCTCCAACCAGGCCCTGGAGCTGTACTACTCCTTCCTGCTGAACATGCGCCACACCGGCTGCCGCGACATTGTGGTGGTGGGCGGCAACCACGACTCCCCCGCTACGCTCAACGCCCCGGCCCGCCTCTTGCGCCACCTGCGCGTGCACGTGGTGGGCTGCGTGCCCGACTGCTTCGAGGAGCAGGTATTGGTGCTCGACGACGCCCAGGGTAAGCCCGGCCTGGTGGTGTGCGCCGTGCCCTTCCTGCGCGACCGGGACGTGCGCCTGTCGGTGCCCGGCGAAACGGCCGAGGAGCGCGAAGCCCGCATCAAGCAGGGCATAGCCGACCACTACGCCCGCCTGGCCGAGGTAGAAACCGTCTGGCAGCTCAAAGACTTGGGTTTGCCCGTGCTAGCCACCGGCCACCTGTACGCGGCCGGCGCGGCCCCGTCGGAGTCGGAGCGCACGATTCACGTGGGCAACCTGGGCCAGGTGACGGCCGACCACTTCCCCGGCGTGTTCGACTACGTGGCCCTGGGCCACCTGCACCGGCCCCAGCGGGTGGGCGGGCGGGAGCATATCCGCTACTCCGGCTCTCCTATTCCGCTGTCGTTTTCCGAAATCGACCACCCCAAGGAAGTGCTGGTGCTGGAGTTCCAGGGCGGCCGGCTGCACACGCTGGAAAGCCTGCCCGTACCCAGCGCCCGGCGCCTCGTGCGCTTCCACGGCACCCTCGACGAAGTAACCCAGGCCCTGACTTCCTACGACAACACCGGCTACGCCCTCCCCGCCTGGGCCGACGTGCAAGTGCACTCCGAGCTAACCTCGCTGGAAGTAGCCGAAATCTTAGTCAGGGTAATTGAGGGCCTGAAACGCCAGCACCTCGAAGTGCTCAACAAACGGCATTTCCGCCTCGTCAAGCTCCGCGCCCTGGGCTCATTTGATGAAGAAGCCGACGCCCCTCTTACCCGCAGCCTCCACGACTTCACGGAGCGGGAAGTATTCGAGCAGCGCCTGGAAGGTGAGCCAGAAGAAAGTCGCGCCGAGCTGCTGCGCACGTTTGATGAGTTGCTGGAGAGAATGTAGCGTAAGCGTTAGCTTGCGCCGGGAGTGCGCTATAGTAGTGCAACAGTGTGCCTGCTGGGTGCTTTGAAATTTCCCTGACGACCCGGAAAACTTTTCTATAGAAATCAGCTTCGGGCGCAGAAACGAAGTTACACCACCCGCCGCACGGCATATACCAGCTCGTCCTCGTACTCGCCGTTCTTGAATAGTGTCTTCTCAAACCGGGCCTCCAGCGTGAAGTCAGCCTTTTCCAACACCTTCTGCGAAGCCCGGTTGGAGCCGAAAGGCCGGGCGAAGATGCGGGTGATGTCGAAGTTTCGGAAGCCGTAGTCAACCATCTGCCGCACGGCTTCCGTGACGATGCCGCGGCCCCAGAACGGCTCGGCCAGCCAGTAGCCTAGCTCGGCGTTTTTGCGCTCAATGTTGCCACGCGGGTGCAGACCAATGCCGCCCACGGCCTGCCCATCCGCGGCAATGGCGAGGATGTGCGGCGGATTTTCCTGGGCGGCCATGGCCAGAAAGGCTTGGCCGTTTTCCTCGGTGTAGGGGTGCGGGAACAGGTCGTTCATAAACCGGGCGATGCGCGGGTTGTTGGCGAAACGTACCAGGCCGGGCAGGTCGGCGGCGGTCCAGGGGCGCAGGGCGATGTTCATTGCTTTCAGGGAATGTAGCGGCCGAATCTTTCATCAGTAACCGCAAGCCTGAGTTACTAAAAAAGCGGCGTATCTGCGCGGCTGGGCAACAAGCCGTAACTTGCTGCACCATTAGCAAGCTCTGGCGGCCGGCCGGCGGCGCAACCGCGGGTCAGCGAAGCTAAGCCGAAGCTACCGCCACATGAAGATTCTGCGCGTCCGTTTTTCCAACCTCAATTCCCTGCGCGGGGAGCACGCCGTTGATTTCGCCACGGCACCTCTGGCCGATGCCGGGCTGTTTGCCATTACCGGGCCCACGGGCGCGGGCAAAACCACTATTCTCGACGCCATTACGCTGGCCTTGTACGGGCAGGTGCCGCGCCACGAGGGTACCGGGCCCGAGCAGGTGATGAGCCACGGCACCGGCGAAAGCTGGGCCGAGGTGGAGTTTGAAGTAAACGGCCGCCGCTACCGCTCGAAGTGGGGGCAGCACCGGGCCCGCAAAAAGGCCGGCAACCCCTTGCAGGACCCGCGCATGGAGCTGAGCGAAGCGCCCGAGCAGCCCACGCCCGGCACCGAAGACCAGTGGCCGATTCTGGAAAGCTATAAGTCGCGGGTGCCGCTGCGGGTGGCCGAGCTGAGCGGGCTGGAGTACCGGCAGTTTCTGCGCTCGGTGCTGCTGGCTCAGGGCGACTTCACCCGGTTTCTGAAGTCGTCGGCCGGGGAGCGGGCCCAGCTCCTGGAGAAGATTACCGACACCAAGAAGTACTCTGACATTTCGCGGGCAGCGTTTGAGCGGGCCAAGCAAGAAGCCCAGCAGGTAGAAACCCTGCGCACGGGGCTGGCGGGGGTGGTGCTCTTGTCGCCGGAGGAGGTGGCGTTTCTGGAAGATGAAATCCGCGGCCTGGAGCAGCAGGTGCAGCAGGCCGCGGCGGCCCAGCGCCAGCTGCTCGACGCGCAGGGGTGGCTGAAGCGCCTGGAGGAGCTGCGCACCCGCCAGCACGCCGGCCAGGTGCGCCTCACCCAGCTCACGGCCCACACCAGCACGCTCACACCTCTGCGCCAGCGCCTGACCTTGCACCAGCAGGCGGCGCCCTTTGCCACCAACTGGGCCCTGCTGCGCCAAGCTGATGAACACATCGGCCGCCTCGGCCGCGAAGCGGAGCAACTGCGCCAGCGCCTGCCGCACCTGGAGCAGCAGCAGGCTACGGCCCAGGCCGCCCGGCAGGCCGCTGAGCAGGCCCGCGACGCAGCCCGCCGCACCCAGGCCGAGCAGGAGCCCCGCCTGCGCGAAGCCGAACAGCTCGACCTGCTGATGGCTGAGGCTGAGCGCCAGCTCCAACTGGCCCGGCAGGAATACGACGACAAAAACCAGCAGTGCAAGCAGCTGAAAGCCACCGCCGAGCAGGCGGCCGGCCGGGCCCGCGCCCTGCGCGAGCAGGCCCGCGACCTGCGCAAGTGGCTCGACATCCATCAGGGCCTGAGCGAGCTGACCAGCGTGCTGCCCGAGCTGGCGGCTTATCTGCAAGACTGGGAGCATCTGAAAACTGAGCTGGGCCAGCTGGAAATACGGCTGCGCGAGGCCCGCCAGCGCCAGCACCAGGCCCAGCAGGCCGCCGCTCGCCACCAGCAAGCCGCCGACGCGGCCCGCCAGCAGCAGCAGGCCCTGGCCGCGCGCCAGCGGGTGGCTACCGCGGCGCACGGCACCTGGCTGCGGCGCCTGCGCCTGCACGTGGCCGGGCTGCACCAGCAGCAGGAGCAACAACAGCAGCACTGGGACGACCTGCGCCGCAGCCTCCAGCTTCAGCAGCTCATCCTCTCCCACACCGACACCCGCCAGCTGCTGGAAGCCGGCCAGCCCTGCCCCGTGTGCGGGGCCCTGGAGCACCCCTACGTGGCCGGCGTGCTGGGCGTAAGCGAGGATGCGTTTCAGCGGGACCGGCAGCGCGAAGAGGAGCTGAGCCAGCAAGTGCGCGCCCTGGATGCCCGCTATAATCGTTTGAACACGTATATAATCATGCTGGAGCAGGCCGCTCCCGAACCGGCCCTTGGGCCTGCTGACACCGTACAGCTGCTGCCCGAATCAGGTGAGAAGGCGGCGGCCGAGGAGGTGAAGGCCCTGGTGCAACAGCTGCGGGAGCTGCGCGACGAGCAGAGCCGCGCCGACCAGCACTTGGCCCAGGCCCTTACCCAGCACGAAGCCGCCGCCCGCCAGGAGCAGGAATACGCCCAGCCCGCCGCCGACCTGGCCCGGCAGCTGGCCGATGCCCAGGACCGGGTGCCCGGCGCCTGCCACATGATTCAGAGCCTGATCCGGAACTTCGGGCTGGCTTTTGGTGACGACAACGGCCGCGCCCTGCTGGAGCAGGCTCAGCAACGCACCGAAGAGTTCCGGCACAGGCAGGAGCAGTTTGCGGACTTCGACAAGGAGCTAAGCCAGCTGACTGCGGTGGAGGAGCAAACCGGCCACGCCCTGCGGGAGGTGCAGGCCTGGCTGCAAAGCCATAAGCAAGAGCTGGTCGAAAAGCACGAAGCCATTCAGGCGCAGCGGCGGCAGCGCCAGCAGCTGTTCGACGGCCCCGATGTGGCCCGACAGCGCCAGCTACTGCAAGACGCTGTACAGCAGGCCGAAGCCCACCTGCACCAGGCCGAGCAGCACGCCCAGCAGCACGCCACGGCCCTGGTCCTGGCTACCACGCAGCTGCGCCAGCGCGAGCAGGACGTAGCTCAGCAGCAGCAGGCCCGCGACGAGCAGCACACGGCCCTCACGGCCGCCCTCAGCGGGGCCGGCCTGGCGCCCGACCCCGCCGCCCTAACGGCCCTGCTCCTGCCCGAGCCTGAAGTGCGCCGCCTCTCCGACCAGCTCCAGCGCCACGACCAGGACGTGGCCCTGGCTCAGCAAGCCCTCACCGACCTGGCCCAGCAGCTCCAGCAGGAGCAAGCCAAGGCGCTTACGCAGGAACCCCTGGAAGCCATCAGCCACCAGCTAACCGCCACCACCGAACAGCTGACCACCCTAAACCGGCAGCTGGGGCAGCGGCAGGAGCGCCTGGGCGGGCACCGGGCCGGGCTGGAGCGCCACGCCGCCCTGGCCGCTCAGCTGGAAAAGCAGCAGCAGGAAGCCCGGCGCTGGCGGCAGCTGGCCGACCTCATCGGCTCGGCCGACGGCAAGAAGTTCAGTGAGTTTGCCCAGGGCCTTACCCTGGCCCGCCTCGTAGACCTGGCCAACCGCCACCTGCACCGCTTCACCGACCGGTACCGCATCCTGCGTAACCCCGACGAGCACCTCGACCTGCTCATCCAGGACGACTACCAGGCCGGGGCCGTGCGCTCCATGAATTCTTTGTCGGGTGGGGAGAGTTTTCTGGTGAGCCTGGCCCTGGCCCTGGGCCTTTCGGAGCTGGCCGGGCACCGCACCCAAATCGACACCCTGTTCATCGACGAAGGCTTCGGCACCCTCGACCCCGACACGCTCGATGTGGCCCTCTCGGCGCTGGAAATGCTGCAAGGCTCCGGCAAAACCATCGGCATCATCTCCCACGTCGAGGCCCTGAAGGAGCGCGTCACCACCCAAATCAACGTCCGCAAAGGCGCCGGTGGCATCAGCTCGTTGCAGGTGGTGGGGTTTGGGGAAGAACTGTAGCTGTCATTCCGCGCAGCGCGAGGAATCTGGGTTACTCATCAGGACCTAACCCAGATTCCTCGCGCTGCGCGGAATGACACGTTTACTACTTTGTCTTACTGAAGCGCTCGGACTTCCGCCCAGGTCCAGTACCGCTTCGGCGCTATGCCAGCGTATCTGGCCCGGAAAAATGCCACCACCTCCTGCTCCAGCTGGTCCGGCGAAATGGACGAGGCGAAAATCGGGCGGTGGTCGGGGTCGGCGTAGCGCTGCACTTTCGACAGGCTGCGGCCCGCCAGGCGCAGCAGCGGGCCCGTGTCGGTGATGCCGTCGAAGGTCCAGGGGTGCGGGGCCTGTTCCAGCTCGTTGAGGCGGGCTACCAGGCCGTCGAGGGGCAGGCGGGGCAGCGTGGGGCGGCTTTCCAGGTCTACCCAGGTGGTGTACTTGTACTCCAGCTCGTACCGCTGGCCGGCGTACAAGCTCAGCACGATGTCGGAGCCGGCGGTGGGGCCGAACAGGGCGTAGTAGGGCAGCGGCTCCGGGGTGCGCGCCACTACCAGCCCGATTTCCGAGTAGCGCGCGTAGGAGGTGTCCGGGCCGTGCGCCACGGCCAGGGCCTGCTGCACCCGCGTGTACTCCGGCTCCCAGCTGGCCCGGCCGGCCGCCGGGTTTTCCAGCACTTCCCTAAAGCGCGGCAAAAACCACTTGAACTTCTCGGCCGAGGCTTCGTCTTCGCGGCGCCGCCGGGCGGGTGCCCCAAAGGGCTCGTAGAATCGGCTTTTCTCTTCCGCATTCAGCCAGCCCACCAGCTTCAGGGCGTGGTCGGTGAGCGGGTGGGGCCAGTCGATTTCGCGGAAGTCGCCGAGCGTGGCCACGCGGCGCAGCAGAGCCTCGTGGCGCAGGGCCTGCTCAGGATACAGCAGGCTCCACACCCCCACAAAGCCGTCGACGTCGAAATGGTTGGCCGTGACGGCAGCGGCCTCCAGGCCCGGTGTGGCTGGTGCACGCAGGGCCCGCAGCACCGAGCCGGCGCTGGTATCGTCGCGCAGAGACTCCGGGGTAGGCGCTCCGCGCCAGTGCGCCAGCGTCAGAGCCGCCCCATTTCCCACGCTATCCACTACAATGGTAGGCTGGTTCCGCAGCTGCCGAAACGGGACGAAGGTTTTCAATTTTTGAGTGGGGTGATGAGGTAAATAGTGACAGGTAACAGGTAAGAGGTAACAGGTGACAGGTGATAGGAAGAGCGTCATGCTGAGCGCAGCCGGAGGCGAAGTCGAAGCATCTCTCCCGAAGGCTAACTTAATCGTGCAGACGGCTTCCGCTGCATAGCCCAGGATTTAAACCCTGGGCTACGGAGGGCCCAACGAAGCGGAAGAGATGCTTCGACAAGCTCAGCATGACGTTCCTGCTTACTTGTCACCTGTCACTATTTACCTCATCACCCAAACCTATCTTCTCCTCCGGCGGTTGGTGATGCGCTCCACGCGTGTACGGCGGACCCAGTGCAGGTACTTTTGCAGCTCCTCGGCTTCGCGCAGGGCCTCGACGGTGTGGTACTGGCGGGCCAGCTGGCGGTTGCTCAGTAGCAGGTGCACCGAGCTGTGGCAGGGCTGGCACAAATCGACGGTAGGCCCGTGCCGGCCGCCTTCTTCCCGCGGCACTAAGTGGTGGCGCGACACCTGCTGCACTTGCCGCTCACACAAGCCGCAGCGCGTTTCGGCCGGGGTAGCCGGTCCCGAGGCGAATTTCGTCCAGGAGCGTCGTTTGCTCATAGAGAATATGCTAGCGTTGAGCTATAAAACACGCCTATTCAACGAAGTGTCGTTGGATAAACGAAAAAAATGACAATATTTTGTTGACCTTTTCAAATAATTAATATATTTGGTTACGGCAGAGGTGTATGCGCTGAAATATGCTAACCTCTTGCAGCTGAACGACTTCCCCTCACTCACACCTTTTGCGTTTCACCTTACCTCTGATACCACTATGCATGACTCTACTCCTGCTTTCTCCCTGCGCCGGATGCTCCAGGTAGCCGGCTTCCTGCTGGCTTTGGTTGTATTTGCCCCTACCACTGCCAAAGCGCAGACGTGGCTGGTTTCCACCGACGCCTATATCAAGCTGGGCGTGATGGATAAGTTCGGGCAGCTGGGCACCTACAGCGCCAAGTTCATTGTCATTAGCCAGAGCACTGGCAAGGAATATGTGCTCACCAAACAGGTAGAAAAAGGCCAGAACGGCGTGGATGTGGTGTTTCCCTCCGAGCCTTCGGACCCCGACTACTTCCGTACCGATGCCGGCGAGGCCGCCAAAGCCCAGCCCGGCCGCTACACCTGGGAATGCCACGTGGGCGGCAAAAAAGTGGTGGGAGGCCGCTTCACTTTCCCGGAAGTAACCAACGACGTTACCTTGGTCAACAAGAATTAGCCTTTTACCCTGCCCTAACGGAAAGCCCGGTGCCCCAATGCACTGGGCTTTTTTGTGCTCCATCCATACATCAGCCACTTTTCGGCGGATTTCTGCGTACTGCCAAACGGTGGCCCCGGCTGCCTTCATGGTTCAACCACTACAGTTGTGTTGTAATGCCCAAGAAATCCTTCTCCGAGCTTATTAACAGCCCCGGCATGCCCGTGCTGGTTGATTTTTACGCCGACTGGTGTGGCCCTTGCAAAACTATGGCGCCCATCCTGGAGCAAGTGGCGGCTCAGCACCAGGGCAAGCTCAAAGTCATCAAAGTAGATGTGGACCGCAACCAGGCCGCGGCCCAGCAGTTCCGGGTGCAGAGCATTCCTACGCTAATCCTGTTTCATAAAGGCCAGCCCGTGTGGCGCCAGGCCGGCGTAGTGCCCGCCACCCAGCTCAACCAAGTGGTGCAAGGCGTGTTGGGGTAGCTGCAATACATGTCATCCTGAGCCTAGCGAGCAATCTGCCGCGCTGCCGCCGAAACGGGTTTGGAAACCGACAGAACGTCCTGCTTTATTTGGCGTCCGCTTGCCGAACCAAAGAAAGGCGCAGGCAAGTATCTTTCCCGCTTCGTTCTCACGAGTAGAGTTAGCCAGCGGTAGAGATGCTTCGACTGCGCTCAGCAGGACCGTTTGATGTTGTAGCTGCCTCTCTCCTGCCGGCTCGGGAAGGGCTGCGCTTATTTCTTTTAAAACAACCGACAAGTTCAGGCGTTTGCAAAGGGCGTCCGTAGCTTTGCGTATCCTTTTGCTTATCATGTCGATGTTGTTACGTCTTTGGGTTGTAGTAGGCATTTGCTGCCTGGGCTTGCCGGCCGCTGCGTGGGCGCAAGTGCAACACCAGTTGAACGGGGTGGTGCGCGTATCGGGCTCGGGCGAGGTGCTGCCGGGAGCCACCGTGACGGT
This region of Hymenobacter sp. YIM 151500-1 genomic DNA includes:
- the trxA gene encoding thioredoxin — encoded protein: MPKKSFSELINSPGMPVLVDFYADWCGPCKTMAPILEQVAAQHQGKLKVIKVDVDRNQAAAQQFRVQSIPTLILFHKGQPVWRQAGVVPATQLNQVVQGVLG
- a CDS encoding SbcC/MukB-like Walker B domain-containing protein, with product MKILRVRFSNLNSLRGEHAVDFATAPLADAGLFAITGPTGAGKTTILDAITLALYGQVPRHEGTGPEQVMSHGTGESWAEVEFEVNGRRYRSKWGQHRARKKAGNPLQDPRMELSEAPEQPTPGTEDQWPILESYKSRVPLRVAELSGLEYRQFLRSVLLAQGDFTRFLKSSAGERAQLLEKITDTKKYSDISRAAFERAKQEAQQVETLRTGLAGVVLLSPEEVAFLEDEIRGLEQQVQQAAAAQRQLLDAQGWLKRLEELRTRQHAGQVRLTQLTAHTSTLTPLRQRLTLHQQAAPFATNWALLRQADEHIGRLGREAEQLRQRLPHLEQQQATAQAARQAAEQARDAARRTQAEQEPRLREAEQLDLLMAEAERQLQLARQEYDDKNQQCKQLKATAEQAAGRARALREQARDLRKWLDIHQGLSELTSVLPELAAYLQDWEHLKTELGQLEIRLREARQRQHQAQQAAARHQQAADAARQQQQALAARQRVATAAHGTWLRRLRLHVAGLHQQQEQQQQHWDDLRRSLQLQQLILSHTDTRQLLEAGQPCPVCGALEHPYVAGVLGVSEDAFQRDRQREEELSQQVRALDARYNRLNTYIIMLEQAAPEPALGPADTVQLLPESGEKAAAEEVKALVQQLRELRDEQSRADQHLAQALTQHEAAARQEQEYAQPAADLARQLADAQDRVPGACHMIQSLIRNFGLAFGDDNGRALLEQAQQRTEEFRHRQEQFADFDKELSQLTAVEEQTGHALREVQAWLQSHKQELVEKHEAIQAQRRQRQQLFDGPDVARQRQLLQDAVQQAEAHLHQAEQHAQQHATALVLATTQLRQREQDVAQQQQARDEQHTALTAALSGAGLAPDPAALTALLLPEPEVRRLSDQLQRHDQDVALAQQALTDLAQQLQQEQAKALTQEPLEAISHQLTATTEQLTTLNRQLGQRQERLGGHRAGLERHAALAAQLEKQQQEARRWRQLADLIGSADGKKFSEFAQGLTLARLVDLANRHLHRFTDRYRILRNPDEHLDLLIQDDYQAGAVRSMNSLSGGESFLVSLALALGLSELAGHRTQIDTLFIDEGFGTLDPDTLDVALSALEMLQGSGKTIGIISHVEALKERVTTQINVRKGAGGISSLQVVGFGEEL
- a CDS encoding MBL fold metallo-hydrolase, translating into MSPLPSSTASVQIQQFYDKGLAHASYAIRSGRHMAIIDPARDPQPYYDFADEHEATIEAVIETHPHADFVSSHLEIAQETGATIYCSRLVKAGYPHQPFDDGNRIELGSVELHALNTPGHSPDSICVLLIDELAQVRAVFTGDTLFVGDVGRPDLREGENVGGHSREALAAQLYHSTRQKLMTLPATTRVYPAHGPGSLCGKTTSPDLDSTIGKELKTNYALQPMREDEFIRVLLEDQPFMPKYFGYDVMLNKQGALPFEDSVRRVPRLQTDALLEPGVVVLDTRPAEQFRQGHLPGAINLMDGGKFETWLGSIVGPEEPFYLLADSQIALDTVIRKAAKIGYEGNIKGALLTPSHLPATSPTVEVEQVRQNPQQFTIVDIRNRAEAKQPIFDNALLIPLPELRERAHEVPRDKPVLVHCAGGYRSAAGASILEAALPGVPVYDLGDAITSFQTQAVH
- the sbcD gene encoding exonuclease subunit SbcD, whose translation is MRILHTADWHLGQRFISGHERTEEHRHFLEWLVATINEQRVEVLVVAGDVFDTGSPSNQALELYYSFLLNMRHTGCRDIVVVGGNHDSPATLNAPARLLRHLRVHVVGCVPDCFEEQVLVLDDAQGKPGLVVCAVPFLRDRDVRLSVPGETAEEREARIKQGIADHYARLAEVETVWQLKDLGLPVLATGHLYAAGAAPSESERTIHVGNLGQVTADHFPGVFDYVALGHLHRPQRVGGREHIRYSGSPIPLSFSEIDHPKEVLVLEFQGGRLHTLESLPVPSARRLVRFHGTLDEVTQALTSYDNTGYALPAWADVQVHSELTSLEVAEILVRVIEGLKRQHLEVLNKRHFRLVKLRALGSFDEEADAPLTRSLHDFTEREVFEQRLEGEPEESRAELLRTFDELLERM
- a CDS encoding GNAT family N-acetyltransferase, translating into MNIALRPWTAADLPGLVRFANNPRIARFMNDLFPHPYTEENGQAFLAMAAQENPPHILAIAADGQAVGGIGLHPRGNIERKNAELGYWLAEPFWGRGIVTEAVRQMVDYGFRNFDITRIFARPFGSNRASQKVLEKADFTLEARFEKTLFKNGEYEDELVYAVRRVV
- a CDS encoding HNH endonuclease; translated protein: MSKRRSWTKFASGPATPAETRCGLCERQVQQVSRHHLVPREEGGRHGPTVDLCQPCHSSVHLLLSNRQLARQYHTVEALREAEELQKYLHWVRRTRVERITNRRRRR
- a CDS encoding DUF6687 family protein, whose protein sequence is MKTFVPFRQLRNQPTIVVDSVGNGAALTLAHWRGAPTPESLRDDTSAGSVLRALRAPATPGLEAAAVTANHFDVDGFVGVWSLLYPEQALRHEALLRRVATLGDFREIDWPHPLTDHALKLVGWLNAEEKSRFYEPFGAPARRRREDEASAEKFKWFLPRFREVLENPAAGRASWEPEYTRVQQALAVAHGPDTSYARYSEIGLVVARTPEPLPYYALFGPTAGSDIVLSLYAGQRYELEYKYTTWVDLESRPTLPRLPLDGLVARLNELEQAPHPWTFDGITDTGPLLRLAGRSLSKVQRYADPDHRPIFASSISPDQLEQEVVAFFRARYAGIAPKRYWTWAEVRALQ